The Setaria viridis chromosome 9, Setaria_viridis_v4.0, whole genome shotgun sequence sequence AATTATTACTAAATTAATCTAACCCTAAACAGCGAGTCAATATACACGACAAGAACAAAAATtctaactaaatctaataatttcaACTATCCCTGAAACAACTACATCCTGAATACCTATACATAATATAACCCTAgcattgcaaataatattcatctaaaattaatctacataaatcaacaaactaattttactgTTAACTAAATACCTAAGTTAAATCcgactaagctacattttttaCTGTTAACTAAATACCTAAGTTAAATCCACTAAACtgactaagctacatttttctGTATCTCAAATGCACTAGAGTAATTGatctacatttttctatgtctcaAATCTACTAaactaactaaactaactaaTAGATCTATCTACAACGAGCTAACCTAAATTAGAGGATTAGGAAAAATACCTCTAACGAAGCGAGGAACGAGGCTTCAatttcccctcccctcccctcccctcctcccgtccttcctttctttcctttctcctccctcccttcctcttctctcgcGCGAGCTCGCTCTCCTGCTTCTGTGCGCgcggggttggggggggggacCAAATGAGTGGGCGTGCACTCAggggcggccgcgccgcgcgttTTATGCTGGGGAGTTACCGCCGTTTGTACTGGCGGTAGCTTTCCCGCTTCCGCTACTACTGCCGTCTCGAACGGCGGAACATCCTCGTCCCCCACGCTACTGGAATCTGTGTGCGGCCCGCCGGATGGGAGGGCGGTAAGCGGGATTCGGCGCTGACGTTGCGGGTGCGGGGAGCTACCGCCGTTTCGAGCGACAACATAgttctatttctgcaaattttttgttcgactatttatttatgcaaaatcaaaaaaaaataaaaataaaaaagttctgGATTATTTGCACTTGAGATGGGCTACGGGCTGCTTGCTAGAATTAAGGGATACACGCCCCAGCGAGCCCATTCACTATACCATCTCCAACGCTGCTTGCGGCGGCGCCCAGCAAGCGCAGAAGCCGGCGAGCAAGGGACAGTAGTAGTACCGTCGTCTATCTCGCGTCGTGTCCCGACTCCCGACGGCCATCGGGACGGCGTCCCAACTTCCGTCACAGGCGTCGACCCACGCGTTGATCCTCATCGTCCCCGTTCCGCGTTTTCGGACGGGGACGGGGAACTCGGCATCGTTCCGCGTTCCGTATGACTTTACCGTCCACTGGCGGAGGTCTGGCTCCGGCCTCCGGTGGCAGAAGAGAGCACCGCGGTCGTCGAGGTTCCGGCTACCTGCGTAGCGACGGCGTTTGACAGCTGCATTTCTCGTGACCCGGTCCTTTCCGGTTTCCCCACATTAGAGCTGCTGCCATGGCCGTCGACGTCCCCTCCTGCATCCAGCTCCTCCGCTcctgcggcgccgccgccggccggcagctCCACCAGCTCCTCCTCAAGTCCGGCCAcgtcccctcctccctcccgcccACCAACTCCGTCCTCCTCATGTACGCGCGTGGCTCCCCGCTCCACTCCCGCGACGCCCACCTcctgttcgacgaaatgcccaCGAGGAACTGCTTCTCCTACAACTCACTCATCACCGCCCTCTTTAAATCCGGCGACCTCCGTGGGGCTCTCCATGTGTTCCGCTCCATGCCTGACAGGAACACCTTCTCCTGGAACGCGGTGATAACTGGCTTCACTGCTGCTGGGGATCTCGACACGGCCCACGACCTGCTAGACGAAATGCCCGTGAAGGATGCCGTGGCTTGCAACGCTGTCTTGCATAGGTATGTCCGGTGTGGCAGAGTGGATGAGGCATTTTCTTTGCTCAAGAGGATTGGTCGGCAGTGCAATGCTGAAGTGATCTCGTCGCCCTGGAATGATCCCTTCGTTCTTACCACAGTTGTTGGTGCTTGTGCTGATCGGATGAAGTATGATTTTGGGAGGCAAGCTCATGCCCGAATTGTGGTCGCCAAGATCGAAATTGATTCGGTACTGGGTTGCTCATTGATTGACATGTACTGCAAGTGCGGAGATTTGGACTCTGCTCGCCGTGTCCATGATGGATTAAAACATGTTGATCAATTCTCTCTGTCTGCTCTGGTCCATGGCTACACATCTTGTGGACAGTTGCATGAGGCGTTATGCCTTTTTGACAAGGTGGAGAACCCCAGCATTGCTATATGGAATTCTCTTATCAGTGGCTGTGTGCCTGCTTACCATGGAGATGGTGCTTTTGTTCTTTTTGTGAGGATGTTGCGGTCAGGCATGTTGCCTAATTCTTCAACTTATGCCAGTGTTCTGAATATGTGTGGCTTTTTAGGCTTGCTGAAGCCCGGGCAGCAGATTCATGGGGGTGCTTTAAAGAGTGGGGCTGTCAATGACTTGATAGCAGCAAGCGCTCTCATTGACTTCTACTCAAAATGCAGCCTCTGGGCAGATGCCTGCCAAGCTTTCAGTGAGCTTAGGCATCATGACACCATCGTGCTCAATTCAATGATCACTGTATACTCAAACTGTGGCCGAACAGATGTGGCTAGAAGAATTTTTGATATGATCCCTAGCAAGAGTGCCATCTCATGGAATTCTATGATCGTTGGGTTCAGCCAAAATGGGCATGCTCTTGATGCAATGGAGCTGTTCTGTGAGATGCATCAGCTTGGTTTGTGGCTTGACAAGGTTGCTATAGCCAGTGTTCTGAGTGCATCAAGCAGCATCTGCTCTATAAGTTTTGGGGAGCAGATTTTTGGTCTTGCTATTGCACTTGGCCTACAGTCTGACCATATTGTAGCCTCCTCGCTCATTGACCTATACTGCAAATGTGGAAACTTGGCCAATGGATGCAGGATCTTTGACGGAATTGATAATCCAGACGAAGTCTTGTGGAATTCAATGCTGATAGGTTATGCTTCTAATGGGTATGGATATGAGGCACTGGAACTTCTGAAGTTGATGCAAAGCAGGGGTGTGAAACCAAGTGAACGGACATTTGTTGGTGTCCTTTCTGCATGCTGCCATTCTGGGCTTGTGGAAGAGGGACTCAGATGGTTTGACCGGATGAAGGAAGATTTTGGTGTGAGTCCATCAGCTGAGCATTATGCATGTGTGACTGACCTGTTAGTCCGTGCAGGTCGACTGGATGAAGCAGTTGAGTTCATAGAGAACATGCCTTTCAAAGCGGATGCGATTAGTTGGACTTCTATTATTGGAGGGTGCAAAGCCCAGGGCAATGAGGCTTTGCTGCATAAAGTGGCAAAGAAACTGATGGAAACAGAAGTGTCACCGCATTCAAGTTTGTATGTGCAGCTGTCAAGCACGCTTGCAGCTCAAGGGGATTGGGCTAAATCAGCAGAAATTAGGAACATGATGCGTGACAGAAGAATTTCAAAGAATGCTGGCTACAGTTGGATCGATAGTGCATAGAGGAAATTGCCAATGACACCTCCCACCTCCCACATGCATCTCGGTCCCTTTCTTCTGGGCCCTTCTCTATTGGCTTTTGTTTCTACAATGCGTTCTTCTGCTAATCAGGAAGTGGTAACAAATAATACTCCTGCTAAAATTGTGCTTTTGATCATAGTTCTATCTGATCgtttgcttcttcttttttataatAATTTTGTTGTGTTGCAGTGACCTACGAGCTAAGCTTTCAGAGGTACATCACTACAATGCTCTCTTCTGCTACCTATCTTTCTATCTATTTTATGTTATAGTTAGTAGAACTGAATTCAAAACCTGTTTTTCCTAgaaaaagaagagaggagaCTTTCAGCTTAAAAATCCTTATTGTTTAGGAGATGCGGTATATACTGTATTAGaccaatttttttctttctatataTAATAATACAATACCAAAGATAGGGGCCTCTGTTACTGTTTCCACTCAAAAAAATGTATAGAATTTTAACAAAAGTTACAGCTTAGATCACTTCGCCTCTGATGCTGCGTTTATGCTGATACTCTGTTATTGGCCCTTGCTATTTGTTAAGGAACCACGGGCAATCCAATGACCCACTCACTTATTTTATTTCTCCATATCAACTGTGGTTTGGAGCTCAACTAATGCCATACTGAAGTTATTATGTCTTCAACTGGTTTGTAGATCATTGACACTTCTCTAGCAAGCCATCCTTACTGATAGTGGGGCATGTGACGGCGACTTCCATGCCCTATGGAAGGGTCAACAACAACGCCTGACTCCCAGCTTGAACGACTGGTAAGATTTTTTGCCTGGCACCCCTCAAAAGTCCAAATGACTGTAGTAAACTACCAGTTTCTCTTTTGATCTTGGTGCTGAGGAATCTATGATAGTTTTGACAAATGACAATTTAAATTAGTTGGTTTGTCACAGTTTTGACAAACCACAACATTTTAGAATAACGTATACATTCTTTCATATATTTTGAGTCTCAGGGTAGTTCTTAAACTAAGTATCCATGTGTTACAGTAGGTCCAAACAACAATAACTTATTGACAGGTATTGGATAAACATAGGGTTGCTGCATCAGGTCAAACGATGTGGGGTCATAATATCTGTTTGGCCTAGCAAACCACCAGGATTATCATGAGAATTGAGAGGTACTGGTGCACCGAGAGCATTTGTCcctttatgttttttttccctgacTTGCCAGGAGGCTAGCAGTATGGCTTTTCTCCATTGATTTGTTTTTTCCCCGCAGGATGGGTTTAAAATTTGCCTTTCCTGTTTGTAATCCAGGTTGGTAGCAAATTTAGGAGCAGAGATGGGCAGAAAACCATTTGATTTAGGTGTCTTTGGTGCCGTTGTTCAGGAGGAAGAGTACCCTACTATGTGAGAAGAATGCGCCCTGATTTCATTATGAGTACATGGCTTCCCAAGGTTTTACATTGGCATTGGTCATATTTTGTCTATTTTTATCCCTTTGTAGGTTTTCCCTCTTATATTGAAACAGTTATAGCAAGTTCAGGTAGCTTTACAGAAAGCTCTTATTTGTCTTTTCCAGGAGTTGCAGACGCTGAACCTTGTTTCACGCCTAAAGCTGTATGAAGCACAACTTCCAGTTCTTCTGAAGTTCCTTTGTAAAGTTGGATGGTCCAAATCTTTTAGAGGTGGATTGATCTTCAGTTCTCCATTTGTCTTAACCAATTCCTGCAGCATATGAGCTTTTTTAGCAACAACTCTGCATCACCACCTGTAAGGCTGTGGTCATTAGAATTGTTCTCCGGTTATCATTACTAGGCCAGGCAAGGTAGAAACCGTTTCTATCACTCTTGTGTAGGACAAAAGAAATATTCGGCAACACATTCTTATTATAAAACTTGGAAATGGATAATAGTTTGTTTGAGGTTGAAGTCGGAATTTTTATGtctactaagggggtgtttgggagacgggggttaaactttagctcccgtcacatcggatgtttgacactaattaggagtattaaatataggttaattacaaaactaattgcacaaaccCTAGgttaaatcgtgagacgaatctattaagtctaattagtctatgatttgacaatgtggtgctacagtaaccatttgctaatgatggattaattaggcttaatagattcgtctcacgatttagtctagggttctgctattagttttgtaattagctcatgtttagtcctcctaattagtatccgaatatctgatgtgacagggctaaagtttagcccctggtatccaaacgtcCTGTCGATTATGCTTAAATGTTATAATTGTTTAAGCTTAAAGTTGAAAAATGTGACGGGCAGGGGCGCGGGATGTCAGTTGAAAGAGTAGGACAAACTTGTTCTGAGAGGGAATTTGTGTAGTAAAAAAGGCGAGAGTTAGAATTTTGGACTTCAATGTTGTCGATTATGTTTTTAATGTTCAATGTTTAGTCTTTACCAAAGACGATGCTTTGAAGCTGAGTAGCAGCTGTTGCGTATGGCTATGGGCTCCATCGAAATGCTAAGACTCGTGAGTACTTCCTCATATCCAAAATATAATTCATTTTAAAATTCTTTCAAAcctttttttaactttgaccatcaAAGAATTCACTCCCTTCATTTTAAATATATGGCATTAAGCTCATTGGTTCTGTTAAAAACAGAGGAAGAACATAGACTGAtaattcttttaaaaaaagtaCCTCTAAATATTTTACTATATTTATTTGGAATGTCATATTCTTTTATAAAAATTATTGGTTAAAATTTCGCCTTGTAAACTACATCGATATGTTAAATAACATGTATTTAAAGCAGGACGGAGTATATTGTAGCGATTCCTTCTAGTAAATTGTCTCCATTGTTGTTGTACACATGAGTCACATAGTCACATGTCACGTGGATATGAATGCTCGGCAGATGAACCTGTGCGCTCGAACCCATTTTCGAATTTTACCAATCACCGTGCATTATCGAAACTTGACGTGAGGGTTCTAACTCTAAAATTTTGCCTTTGTATACTAGTATACTACGGTTAAAATTTATACTTCCACGCAAGTTAAATGAGTTTCTTCGCAGATTTTCTTTTTAAAGGCGGATTTGCTGTCCATTCCAGGGGGGAGCGAGCGGCGTCAACCACGAGTTCCACGCTGTTTTGGTGGGGGTGCCAACCGCCAGGCCGAGTCGTCGTCCACCTCTCGTCGACAAGGAAAACGAGGCAGAAAAGTCCCCTCCCCCCTGCTCGCCGCGGTTCGtccacccctcctccccgtcgcccgATTTCACATGGCTCAGCATCTCCACGGCCAATCCGACCTCACCGACGGCGAGCGCCTCCGCTTCTCCCCTTCCAATTCCAGCTCCAGCTCTTCCTCCCtgttcctcctcgccgcccccgccgacGACGGCTCGCTCTGTAGGGCCCGCCGCTGACCGCTCCTTCGCCCGCGCCTGATCTCCGCGGCCGGCTCTTTGGACTCTTCACTTCTTGGGCTGCCCGGCCGTCGTCATGGGCAAGAGTATGTATCGCCCCGTCCATTTCGTGGGTTTTCTTGGTTGGTTGTTTACTGTTTGGCTGGTAATTTGGTGTGTTTCGTTGTAGGTAAGAGGAACAAGGGAggccgaggtggtggtggtggtggtgatgaccAGCTTGAAGGCGGTAGCGATGCCGATAGCGTGGCATCGATGTCGACTGCGCTGTCTGACCTTCAGGTCGCTCAGGCCACCGAGCATGTCAGCTCGCAGGAATTCGTTCTTGACAAGTACATCGATGACCTCTACGAGAAGAGGTGAGCTACTAGATGGTTGTTAGCGCCGTCTGCTACTGTTAGTGTATCCATGGTTGGGCCTCTAGTTTACTGTTTGGGTACTAACCGCATAACCTTAATCATCTCAGCGTGCAGAGCTCTTAATGTTAATGGTTGCTTGGCTGTCAACTTATTCATTTGTTGTCAGAATATCAATTTATGAATTGCCAGACGCCTCTGCAACACCTACAGTTACTTAAAATTATTTTG is a genomic window containing:
- the LOC117837852 gene encoding putative pentatricopeptide repeat-containing protein At1g77010, mitochondrial gives rise to the protein MAVDVPSCIQLLRSCGAAAGRQLHQLLLKSGHVPSSLPPTNSVLLMYARGSPLHSRDAHLLFDEMPTRNCFSYNSLITALFKSGDLRGALHVFRSMPDRNTFSWNAVITGFTAAGDLDTAHDLLDEMPVKDAVACNAVLHRYVRCGRVDEAFSLLKRIGRQCNAEVISSPWNDPFVLTTVVGACADRMKYDFGRQAHARIVVAKIEIDSVLGCSLIDMYCKCGDLDSARRVHDGLKHVDQFSLSALVHGYTSCGQLHEALCLFDKVENPSIAIWNSLISGCVPAYHGDGAFVLFVRMLRSGMLPNSSTYASVLNMCGFLGLLKPGQQIHGGALKSGAVNDLIAASALIDFYSKCSLWADACQAFSELRHHDTIVLNSMITVYSNCGRTDVARRIFDMIPSKSAISWNSMIVGFSQNGHALDAMELFCEMHQLGLWLDKVAIASVLSASSSICSISFGEQIFGLAIALGLQSDHIVASSLIDLYCKCGNLANGCRIFDGIDNPDEVLWNSMLIGYASNGYGYEALELLKLMQSRGVKPSERTFVGVLSACCHSGLVEEGLRWFDRMKEDFGVSPSAEHYACVTDLLVRAGRLDEAVEFIENMPFKADAISWTSIIGGCKAQGNEALLHKVAKKLMETEVSPHSSLYVQLSSTLAAQGDWAKSAEIRNMMRDRRISKNAGYSWIDSA